The sequence GGTCCGCCGTCGAGGTACGCCAGCACCGCGAGCACGCGCCGGTTGTCGTCGTCCGACACCTCCAGGCCGAGCTTGCCGAAGATGTTGGAGGTGTGCTTGGCCACCGCCCGCTCGGTGAACACGAGTTGGGCGGCGATGCCCGCGTTCGACCGGCCCTGCGCCATCAGCTCCAGCACCTCCCGCTCGCGCGGGGTGAGCCGCGCGAGCGGCCGGTCGTCGGCCGAACTCCGGGCCAGCAGCTGCTGGATGACCTGCGGATCCATCGCCGTACCGCCCGCCGCGACCCGTCGTACGGCGTCCACGAACTGCTCCGCGTCGAACACCCGGTC is a genomic window of Streptomyces sp. WP-1 containing:
- a CDS encoding response regulator transcription factor; translation: MRVVLAEDLFLLRDGLVRLLEAYGFEIAAAVESGPELTRALAESVPDVAVVDVRLPPTHTDEGLQCALAARRARPGLPVLVLSQHVEQLYARELLADGDGGIGYLLKDRVFDAEQFVDAVRRVAAGGTAMDPQVIQQLLARSSADDRPLARLTPREREVLELMAQGRSNAGIAAQLVFTERAVAKHTSNIFGKLGLEVSDDDNRRVLAVLAYLDGGPR